In the genome of Silurus meridionalis isolate SWU-2019-XX chromosome 17, ASM1480568v1, whole genome shotgun sequence, the window ACCAGCGCAAGACCTTCTGTTACTGAAGATCGAATTATTGACAGATAACTGAATAAAAACGTGCAAACTGATaagaaaaaaactattcaaACATTCGTTTCGGTTTGGGTTTGCacttgtgtagtgtagtgtagtgtgtagtttggtgtagtgtagtttaatgtgtcgtttggtgtagtgtagtgtagtgtagtgtagtgtagtgtagtgtagtgtggtgtggtgtagtggtgtggtgtagtgtagtttaatgtgtcgttggtgtagtgtggtgtagtgtagtgtagtgtggtgtggtgtagtgtggtgtggtgtggtgtggtgtgtagtgtagtggtgtggtgtagtgtagtttaatgtgtcgtttggtgtagtgtagtgtagtgtggtgtagtgtggtgtagtgtggtgtagtgtgtagtttggtgtggtgtagtgtagtggtgtagtgtgtgtgtagtgtagtgtagtgtgtgtagtgtagtgtgagtgtagtgtggtgtggtgtagtgtagtttaatgTGTCGtttggtgtgtagtgtagtgtagtgtggtgtggtgtggtgtagtgtagtgtgagtgtagtgtggtgtggtgtggtgtgtagtgtagtgtggtgtggtgtgagtgtggtgtagtgtgagtgtagtgtagtgtggtgtagtgtagtttggtgtagtgtagtttaatgtgtcgtttggtgtagtgtagtgtagtgtggtgtggtgtagtgtagtgtggtgtagtgtagtttggTGAAGTGTGATTCAATGTGTCgtttggtgtggtgtagtgtagctTAATGTGTAGtttggtgtagtgtggtgtagtgtggtgtggtgtagtgtagtgtaatttgtagtttggtgtagtgtagtgtagtgtagtttggtGTAGTGGAGTGTAATGTGTAgtttggtgtggtgtagtggAGTGTAgtttggtgtagtgtagtgtagtggagtTTGGTGTAGTGGAGTTTgatgtagtgaagtgtagtttagtgtagtgtagtggaaTTTAGTGTAGTGGAGTTTAGTGTAGTGGAGTTTAGTGTAGTGGAGTTTAGTGTAGAGGAGtttagtggagtggagtggagtttAGTGTAGAGGAGtttagtggtgtagtgtagtgtagtggagtttagtgtagtgtagtgtagtgtagtgtagtgtagtgtagtttggtGTAGTGGAGTGTAATTTGGTGTAGTGGAGTTTGGTGCAGTGGAGTTTAGTGGAGTggagtttagtgtagtgtagtgtagtgtagtgtagtgtagtgtagtgtagtgtagtgtagtgtagtttggtGCAGTGAAGTTTAGTGTATTGTAGTTTGGTGTAGTGGAGTTTATCATCATTACACTTCTTTTGTACTgtcatcaaaacacacacacacacacacacacacacacacacacacacacactaaaactcTCCTGTGCTGGACTCTCCAGGCCGTCCACATCTGGCCTGTTTGAAGCCTGCAGAGACACAAGCTGTGGCTACACAGGACGAACGTTGAAGGATAGCGTGATGGAGATCCCAGCAGGGCTCAGTGTGTGTCCACTGACTGACCTGTGCTCTCTCTCTAATGGTCTGAAACCTTGCTCACACACCCTCCTTTCAGCCGCTATTGAAGTGCTTCGATTAATCATTCTTAAGTGTCTCTTCTGCAGATTCGGTCTGGACACCGAAGGTCAAAAGAGCTCGTCCATTTTCTTTCGAGAGACGAGTGGAGACAGTTGCGCCCCTATTCAGCACGGAGCTTCCTGGTTTGGGTGGAATCACACACAGtataacaatttaattaaagaatCAAAGCATTGGCAGACCTTCAGTCTGAGAGAATGTACCGTGGTACCATCCTGCAAAGGATCTCCATCCACTGctcaacaataataacaaaataacaaaaactataataaataatatctaCAAAAGTGatacagaataataataactatgtaattgTGCATTATTAACAACATGCCACAAAAAAGAACCCACAAACaacaaaatcattaaataaaaatagttaatATGAGTTTATTTCAGGAGAAGCTCTTCTTCACAAATTGCTTTTCGTTTCTGTCCAATcacttttctttgtttcatCAGCACATACCCCGCATTCCATTCCAAACCTTTCAGCATGATTATTCCATTGTTCCTTGCCAAataatttcaaatcaaatccagTTTgacacaattcaattcaattcaattcaatccaatttaattcaattcaaccGAATTCAACttaattcagttcatttcaaaacaattcaattcaattcacttcaACACAATTCGATTCAATTTATTTCAGTTCAGcacaatttaattcagtttagtTCAACAAAATTCTATTAAATTTAGTTCAACAAAATTTAGTTcaaattcagttaaaaaaaattaattattttcagttcagttcaacacaaatcaattcaattcacttcaacacaattcaatttaattcaacacaatttgattcaatttatttcagttcagcacaattcaattcagtttagttaaaaaaaattctatttaattcaattcaacaaAATTCAGTCCAATCCAACTTAATTCAGTTCAacacaattcaattttattcaaTTCTATTGGTTAAGTATTTTTACCAGTGGACATTGTCCTAAAGCGGCTAATATGTAACATTGctttaatatttacaaaaatatatgcatttacatttattttgagcAGTttagagttaagggccttactcaagggcccagcagtggtagcttagtggtgctgggacttTAATGTCCGATCCAGTGTCCAAAActctaaccactgagctgccaacTTCTATAAATCTGTTATTTTTAGATGCATGTACATTTGCTTCTTTTGGCAAATGCCCTTATTCCAGAGCATCTTAAATTTATCTCTTCTATAAAACTGAGCAGCTCTGGggttatgggccttgctcaggggcccagaagagGCAGTTTGGTGTGGTTGGGATATGAACCCATGGCCTGTTGTtcaagtccaatgccttaaccactataCACATAGACTTTGTGTATGTAaactacaaatataaatgttacattcataaattagtttgTATTGAGGGAGTCAGTAGAGACAGTGGTGAGGAAAAtgtccctgagatggtatgaggaagaaaccttaaaggGAACCAGTCACATAAAAAGGAACCCATCATCGTCTGAGTAGCACTGATTGtacattcattataattttacCAGTTGTTCACTTGAACGCAAGACCGTTCATGGAAACTTAGGCCCCAAGCCTTTGTAGCAGACTTTGTAACAATCCAAATCTAACTATctatcttcatggttcttgagttgaAGCCTTCACAAAtacctcatggatctttaaactgttcatgtggaaccatcctcagctgcagtaagtggtctccaattgaagagaactccagcTAGAAGTAGGGCTCCCATCCTCTGTTATttttgagttgtgtgtgtgtgtgtgtgtgtgtgtatgtgtgtgtgtgtgtgtacgctgTCTGGACCCCCTCAGATTATTGTACTTTACACCAGCATTTGtgtatacagtaaaaaaaaaaaagtctttaagtTGTGCTGCaaaaccaaacaacaaaaacGTGACTTTTCTGACAACAAATTTGATCCAAATAACGACGTATACAACCACAAATTATTCATAGATATATTTTTCAAGTAAAGTCAAATCTTGCATTAAAACCCCTgatcaattcattttaattcataaattaaaCCCTAATCAGCAAATCAGGGGCAACAGTGGcgaagaaaaactccc includes:
- the LOC124399435 gene encoding uncharacterized protein LOC124399435 isoform X1, which produces MPSARNGENSSTPQRPLHRPACRRSRLFRVTEKRNVSLTSRNASHVFQALIDILPVVYHSFPSKPQANTTLDVKDGRWMTLLLTDLRIGTIGVIALRTYDSSGPSTSGLFEACRDTSCGYTGRTLKDSVMEIPAGLSVCPLTDLCSLSNGLKPCSHTLLSAAIEVLRLIILKCLFCRFGLDTEGQKSSSIFFRETSGDSCAPIQHGASWFGWNHTQYNNLIKESKHWQTFSLRECTVVPSCKGSPSTAQQ